Proteins from a genomic interval of Enterococcus faecium:
- a CDS encoding diacylglycerol/lipid kinase family protein, with protein MKKVLLVVNPSSGGEQAKEFEQLAIAKLKSVFDEVVVLHTKKAGDAKNFTREAATEGYHSVFVMGGDGTVNEGISGIAEQEHRPNFGFFPLGTVNDLARALGIPLEPEEAINHFSIESVKPLDIGKINDDYFMNVVAIGSIPEAINDVDAEKKTKFGKLAYFMSGIKQLASTQSYSFHVEVDGKKEEIESSTLLIGLTNSVGGFETLLPNAKVDDGKLHLVYLKDSSLIDTLKTLPDLLKGVDESTKNLAYLTCEQLVVSLADEEELTTNVDGDEGDKLPVIIKVLPSHLQVYC; from the coding sequence ATGAAAAAAGTTTTATTAGTGGTAAACCCCAGTTCAGGCGGTGAACAAGCAAAGGAATTTGAGCAATTAGCGATAGCAAAATTGAAATCGGTGTTTGATGAAGTGGTCGTCTTGCATACAAAAAAAGCAGGGGATGCAAAAAACTTTACTCGCGAAGCGGCTACGGAAGGGTATCATAGTGTGTTTGTCATGGGCGGAGATGGAACAGTCAACGAAGGAATCAGTGGAATCGCTGAACAAGAACATCGGCCAAATTTCGGATTTTTCCCATTGGGTACGGTGAATGACTTGGCTCGAGCATTAGGGATACCGCTAGAACCTGAGGAAGCGATCAATCATTTTTCGATTGAATCAGTCAAGCCATTGGATATTGGAAAAATAAATGACGACTATTTTATGAATGTCGTCGCAATTGGCTCTATCCCTGAAGCAATCAATGATGTAGATGCGGAGAAGAAGACGAAATTTGGAAAACTAGCTTATTTCATGTCAGGAATCAAACAGTTAGCTTCCACACAATCCTACTCGTTTCACGTAGAAGTTGATGGAAAGAAGGAAGAAATTGAGAGCAGTACCTTGCTGATAGGACTAACTAACTCAGTCGGCGGTTTTGAAACATTACTTCCAAATGCAAAAGTGGATGATGGTAAGCTCCATTTGGTTTATTTAAAAGATTCTTCTTTGATCGATACGCTTAAAACATTGCCAGACCTATTAAAAGGAGTAGATGAATCTACGAAAAATCTAGCCTATCTTACTTGTGAGCAATTAGTTGTGTCATTAGCTGATGAGGAAGAATTGACGACGAATGTTGATGGGGATGAAGGGGATAAATTACCTGTGATAATCAAAGTGTTACCCTCACATTTACAGGTTTATTGTTAA